One Kaistella polysaccharea DNA segment encodes these proteins:
- the rplU gene encoding 50S ribosomal protein L21 gives MFAIVEIAGLQYKVEQDQKLFVNRLKGDKGGKVSFDKVLLTVNGSTSIGAPAVSGITVDAEILDHVKADKVIVFKKKRRKGYEKKNGHRQSLTQIQITGITGFDKKEKKEDKKVEPKAKKEAAVSEEAPVAKKTTKKSDSETAE, from the coding sequence ATGTTTGCAATTGTAGAAATAGCAGGGCTTCAATATAAAGTTGAGCAAGACCAGAAGTTGTTTGTAAACCGTTTGAAAGGAGATAAAGGAGGGAAAGTTTCCTTCGATAAAGTTCTTCTTACTGTAAACGGTTCTACATCAATCGGCGCCCCAGCTGTAAGCGGTATCACAGTAGATGCTGAAATCTTGGATCACGTGAAAGCTGATAAAGTAATCGTTTTCAAGAAAAAAAGAAGAAAGGGATACGAAAAGAAAAACGGTCACAGACAATCTTTAACTCAAATTCAAATTACCGGTATTACTGGTTTTGATAAGAAAGAAAAGAAAGAAGACAAAAAAGTTGAGCCTAAAGCTAAAAAAGAAGCAGCAGTTTCTGAAGAAGCTCCAGTTGCTAAAAAAACAACCAAAAAATCAGACAGCGAAACCGCTGAATAA
- the miaE gene encoding tRNA-(ms[2]io[6]A)-hydroxylase, with product MFKLRLLTDPRWANIAESNLEEILTDHAWCEQKATTNAITIITMCPEYPEIVTELLKIAQEELEHFQMVHEIIKKRGYEFGRERKDDYVGQLFKFIVQGTRKEYIIDRMLFAAMIEARSCERFRVLTENIKDEELKTFYKELMISEAGHYTTFIGFARQLGNVEEVNQRWEEWLDYEAEIIKSYGKKESIHG from the coding sequence ATGTTCAAATTAAGATTGCTCACCGATCCGCGATGGGCGAATATTGCAGAAAGTAACCTGGAGGAAATTCTCACCGATCACGCCTGGTGCGAACAAAAAGCCACGACCAATGCCATCACAATTATCACCATGTGTCCTGAATATCCAGAGATTGTGACCGAACTTTTAAAAATTGCCCAAGAGGAATTGGAGCATTTTCAAATGGTTCATGAAATTATTAAAAAACGTGGTTATGAATTCGGTAGAGAAAGAAAAGATGATTATGTAGGACAGCTTTTCAAATTTATTGTTCAGGGTACGCGAAAAGAATATATTATCGACAGAATGCTTTTTGCAGCAATGATCGAAGCCAGAAGTTGCGAACGCTTCCGGGTGCTGACAGAAAACATTAAAGATGAAGAACTGAAAACTTTTTATAAAGAGCTCATGATCTCGGAAGCGGGACATTACACGACATTCATTGGCTTTGCGAGACAATTAGGGAATGTAGAAGAAGTAAATCAACGCTGGGAAGAATGGTTGGATTATGAAGCAGAAATCATAAAATCTTATGGAAAAAAAGAATCTATTCATGGCTAA
- a CDS encoding acyl-CoA thioesterase: MSHYHYKFEVRWSDIDANRHLANSSYVEYCAQTRMAFMRSHKMGLKELSYWGIGPVILHERYSFFKEIYADQTVFVTAEISGMSEDASIYQFVHKFYLPDGTHCATAEATGVWIDTMLRKATTPPDDILEVLDEFKSENVKILTRADLKDLPFKPENIEPFHKHNTFTWKKKSDDKPAE, encoded by the coding sequence ATGTCTCATTATCACTATAAATTTGAGGTGCGCTGGAGCGACATCGATGCGAACCGTCATTTGGCCAATTCTTCGTATGTAGAATATTGCGCGCAAACCAGAATGGCTTTTATGCGAAGTCACAAAATGGGCCTCAAGGAACTGAGTTACTGGGGAATTGGTCCTGTAATTCTGCACGAAAGATATTCTTTTTTTAAAGAGATTTACGCGGATCAAACTGTTTTTGTAACCGCGGAAATTTCAGGAATGTCGGAAGATGCAAGTATTTACCAGTTCGTGCATAAATTTTATTTACCCGACGGAACACATTGTGCAACTGCCGAAGCCACAGGCGTTTGGATTGATACCATGCTGCGAAAAGCCACGACTCCACCTGATGATATTTTGGAAGTGCTGGACGAATTTAAAAGTGAAAATGTAAAAATATTAACACGCGCCGACTTGAAAGATCTTCCTTTTAAGCCAGAAAATATAGAACCTTTTCATAAACATAACACGTTTACCTGGAAAAAGAAAAGTGACGATAAACCTGCAGAATAG
- a CDS encoding acyltransferase family protein codes for MKRDLYIDFAKGFATLSIIFIHTVYWSGQYYVPTEVRVLSLLIDVPLFYALSGLTSGGNVEKTLYRLLKLQITFMIFVTFLFFLDYFFKVFGLNVFGLDWMKNFYSTFGTKYVPNNISDIPQWQNLGNWYLHQYTNADTFPVVMGSFWYLKVYFILTVFGVLILRFFSKHINYFIAICFGLTLIFNLIPQFYPTGQVGYVALYLGIFLIAHQLKGKKIPTKLVPFLYGILFLILIFLFYNYGKDLFLRMNKAKFPPKLLYIFWSSFSLLTLLVLYNRLKIEKNNFITYIGKNAIFYYFAQGMSSSLIYFLVVPLKEYLHGGLFLPIIFALNIGLAILIAEGLKKVDALGWKILEFLRKKTASVQTKAVVNIKK; via the coding sequence ATGAAAAGAGATCTCTACATTGATTTTGCCAAAGGTTTTGCAACACTTTCCATCATCTTCATTCATACCGTTTACTGGTCTGGGCAATATTATGTTCCCACAGAAGTTCGCGTTTTATCACTATTAATAGATGTTCCGCTCTTTTACGCTTTAAGTGGATTAACATCTGGAGGAAATGTAGAAAAAACACTCTATCGTCTTTTAAAGCTGCAGATCACCTTCATGATATTTGTGACGTTTCTTTTCTTCCTGGATTATTTCTTTAAAGTATTCGGCTTGAATGTCTTTGGCTTAGACTGGATGAAAAATTTCTATTCTACCTTCGGCACCAAGTATGTTCCTAATAACATCTCGGATATTCCACAGTGGCAGAATCTGGGCAATTGGTATTTGCATCAATATACGAATGCAGATACTTTTCCTGTCGTGATGGGAAGTTTTTGGTATCTGAAAGTCTATTTTATTCTGACGGTTTTCGGGGTTTTAATTTTGAGATTCTTTTCGAAACACATCAATTATTTTATAGCCATCTGTTTCGGACTTACCCTTATTTTCAACTTAATTCCACAATTTTATCCAACAGGGCAAGTTGGTTACGTCGCTTTATACCTCGGAATATTTTTGATCGCACACCAGTTAAAAGGCAAGAAAATCCCAACGAAACTCGTCCCTTTTCTGTATGGAATTTTATTTCTCATTCTCATTTTCCTCTTTTATAATTACGGAAAAGATCTGTTTTTGCGAATGAACAAAGCGAAATTCCCCCCCAAACTGCTGTATATTTTCTGGTCAAGTTTTTCATTGCTCACGCTTTTGGTTCTGTACAACCGCCTGAAAATTGAGAAAAACAATTTCATTACTTACATCGGTAAAAACGCCATTTTCTATTATTTCGCGCAAGGAATGAGTTCCTCGCTCATCTACTTCTTGGTCGTTCCGCTAAAAGAGTATTTACATGGGGGATTATTTTTACCTATTATTTTCGCACTAAATATTGGTTTAGCAATTCTTATTGCCGAAGGCTTGAAAAAAGTAGATGCATTAGGCTGGAAAATATTAGAATTTCTGCGCAAAAAAACTGCTTCGGTACAAACCAAAGCAGTAGTAAATATTAAGAAATGA
- a CDS encoding tryptophanase, giving the protein MKLPYAEPFRIKMVEEIHQSTRQEREEWLKNAHYNLFNLRSTHVYIDLLTDSGTGAMSDQQWGAMMTGDESYAGSKSFEKLHETVRNITGYQYLLPTHQGRAAENVLFSVLVKDGDVIPGNSHFDTTKGHIEIRKAHAIDCTVDEAFDIEDPHLFKGNIDLEKLEEVYKAHPKEKIPFCLITITCNSSGGQPVSLENMKAVKELSDRYGIPIYFDSARFAENAYFIKMREKGQENKTIKEIAKEAFSYGVGMTMSSKKDGLVNIGGFIALNDADIFKKASNFTIIFEGFITYGGMAGRDMAALAVGLNEATEFEYLESRISQVEYLGNKLIEYGIPVQKPIGGHAVFIDSLGFLPNVPREEYPAQTLANEIYKEAGIRTVEIGTLLADRDPETRENRYPKLELVRLAIPRRTYTNNHMDYIAAAIKNVYDRRDEIKKGYNITWESEILRHFTVQLEKA; this is encoded by the coding sequence ATGAAATTACCTTACGCTGAACCTTTCAGAATAAAAATGGTGGAAGAAATTCACCAGTCTACCCGCCAAGAAAGAGAAGAATGGCTGAAAAATGCACACTACAACTTATTTAATCTCAGATCAACCCATGTTTATATTGATTTGTTAACCGATTCTGGAACGGGCGCCATGAGCGACCAACAATGGGGCGCGATGATGACAGGCGACGAAAGTTACGCAGGTTCGAAAAGTTTCGAAAAATTGCACGAAACCGTTCGCAATATTACCGGATACCAATATTTACTTCCAACCCACCAGGGACGGGCTGCGGAAAATGTTTTGTTTTCAGTTTTGGTAAAAGATGGCGACGTTATTCCAGGAAACTCTCATTTTGATACCACAAAAGGACATATTGAAATTAGAAAAGCCCACGCCATCGATTGTACGGTTGATGAAGCATTTGACATTGAAGATCCTCACCTTTTCAAAGGAAATATCGATTTAGAAAAATTAGAAGAAGTTTACAAAGCGCATCCTAAAGAAAAAATTCCATTTTGTTTAATTACCATTACCTGCAATTCTTCGGGTGGTCAACCGGTTTCGTTAGAAAACATGAAGGCTGTAAAAGAACTTTCTGACCGGTATGGAATACCAATTTACTTTGATTCCGCAAGATTTGCAGAGAACGCCTATTTCATTAAGATGAGGGAAAAAGGCCAGGAAAACAAAACGATTAAAGAAATTGCCAAAGAAGCTTTTTCCTATGGCGTTGGGATGACGATGAGTTCTAAAAAAGATGGTCTGGTGAATATCGGCGGTTTTATTGCGCTGAATGATGCAGATATTTTTAAGAAAGCATCAAACTTTACCATTATTTTTGAAGGTTTTATTACCTACGGCGGAATGGCTGGAAGAGATATGGCTGCGTTAGCCGTTGGTTTAAATGAAGCCACGGAGTTTGAGTATTTAGAAAGCCGGATTTCACAGGTCGAATATTTGGGCAATAAATTAATAGAATATGGCATTCCTGTGCAGAAACCAATTGGTGGTCATGCGGTATTCATAGACTCTTTGGGATTTTTACCGAATGTTCCGCGGGAAGAATATCCGGCTCAAACATTAGCCAATGAAATTTACAAGGAAGCCGGCATCAGAACAGTAGAAATCGGAACTTTATTAGCGGATCGTGATCCTGAAACCCGGGAAAATCGCTATCCTAAATTAGAACTGGTTCGTTTGGCCATTCCGCGCAGGACGTACACCAATAATCACATGGATTATATTGCAGCAGCAATTAAAAATGTCTACGATCGCAGAGATGAAATCAAAAAAGGCTATAATATCACTTGGGAATCAGAGATATTACGACATTTTACAGTACAACTGGAAAAGGCGTAA
- the rpmA gene encoding 50S ribosomal protein L27, translated as MAHKKGVGSSKNGRESHSKRLGVKIFGGQEAIAGNIIVRQRGTTHHPGENVGMGKDHTLHALIDGKVVFRKKANDRSFVSIEPNA; from the coding sequence ATGGCACATAAGAAAGGAGTTGGTAGTTCCAAAAATGGTAGAGAATCGCATTCTAAGAGATTAGGTGTTAAGATTTTCGGAGGACAAGAAGCGATCGCTGGAAACATCATCGTAAGACAAAGAGGTACAACACATCATCCTGGGGAAAACGTAGGAATGGGTAAAGACCACACATTGCATGCGTTGATCGACGGTAAAGTAGTTTTCAGAAAGAAAGCAAACGACAGATCATTTGTATCTATTGAACCGAACGCTTAA
- the thiL gene encoding thiamine-phosphate kinase: MLEDKNMDLTPISAYGEFGLIKHLTENFSSANSSTEISIGDDCAVINPENQKVVITTDILAEGVHFNLGYVPLKHLGYKAVVVNLSDIAAMNAKPTQILVAIAASNRFPVEALEEIYAGISLACKHYKVDLVGGDTTSSTSGLIINITAVGLENSENIVKRSGAKANDLLVVTGDLGGAYMGLQILEREHSVFLANPNMQPEMEGYDYILERQLKPEARTDIKKALEELDIKPTSMIDISDGLSSETLHLSDQSKVGFRIYEEKVPMDSLTISTAEELNLNPIMCALSGGEDYELLFTISPNDFEKIKNHPDFTIIGHAVDLDQGNYLVARGSNELIALNAQGWDAFLNKGQ, encoded by the coding sequence ATGCTCGAAGATAAAAATATGGATCTCACGCCCATTTCTGCGTACGGCGAATTTGGCTTGATAAAACATCTTACCGAAAACTTTAGTTCAGCCAATTCTTCAACTGAAATTTCGATTGGAGATGACTGCGCCGTCATCAATCCCGAAAATCAAAAAGTAGTAATTACGACAGATATTCTGGCGGAAGGTGTTCACTTTAATTTGGGCTATGTTCCGCTAAAACATTTGGGATATAAAGCGGTGGTGGTAAACCTCAGCGATATTGCGGCTATGAATGCGAAACCCACGCAGATTTTAGTAGCAATCGCAGCATCAAATCGTTTTCCAGTGGAAGCTTTGGAAGAAATTTACGCGGGAATTTCTCTGGCGTGTAAACATTATAAAGTTGATTTAGTCGGTGGCGACACCACAAGCTCAACCTCCGGATTGATCATTAATATTACAGCGGTTGGTTTAGAAAATTCTGAAAATATAGTAAAGAGAAGTGGTGCTAAAGCCAATGATTTACTGGTAGTTACGGGTGATTTAGGCGGCGCTTATATGGGATTGCAAATTTTGGAGCGGGAACATTCTGTATTTTTAGCAAATCCTAATATGCAACCAGAAATGGAAGGTTACGATTATATTTTGGAAAGACAATTAAAGCCGGAAGCTCGTACCGATATTAAAAAAGCTTTGGAAGAATTGGATATTAAACCGACTTCCATGATAGATATTTCGGATGGACTATCATCTGAAACGCTACACTTATCGGATCAGAGTAAAGTTGGTTTCCGTATTTATGAGGAAAAAGTTCCCATGGATTCCTTAACCATTTCCACGGCGGAAGAATTAAATTTAAATCCCATTATGTGCGCGTTAAGCGGCGGTGAAGATTACGAATTACTCTTCACAATTTCTCCGAATGACTTTGAAAAGATAAAAAACCATCCAGATTTTACAATCATCGGTCACGCCGTAGATTTGGATCAGGGTAATTATTTAGTCGCCCGTGGCAGCAATGAATTGATTGCTTTGAATGCGCAGGGTTGGGATGCTTTCCTGAACAAAGGCCAATAA
- a CDS encoding DUF502 domain-containing protein, protein MNKQKIEHLVNVLVKSFFQGLLIIGPFALTVWIIWYVVSSIDNILPSLSQQFYPGITFLIVICSITIIGFIGSKFIIGRVIVDSFDYLLEHTPGIKFIYTSLKDVMTSFVGDKKKFNQPVLIKTSDNPDVWRIGFLTQSDLSSVGFPSYVSVYLPHSYAVSGWVVFVQASNIVVLENVSAAQAMKFAVSGGVAGFHSDDNVFKAPE, encoded by the coding sequence ATGAACAAACAAAAAATTGAACACCTCGTCAATGTACTGGTAAAATCTTTTTTCCAGGGTTTGCTTATTATCGGCCCTTTCGCCCTCACGGTTTGGATTATCTGGTATGTTGTATCGAGCATCGACAATATTCTACCCTCACTATCACAACAGTTTTATCCAGGAATTACTTTTCTTATTGTCATCTGCAGCATTACTATAATTGGTTTTATAGGAAGTAAATTTATTATCGGACGGGTAATTGTAGACAGTTTCGACTATTTATTGGAACATACACCGGGAATTAAATTCATTTATACTTCGCTCAAGGATGTAATGACTTCCTTCGTGGGCGATAAAAAGAAATTTAATCAACCTGTTCTCATCAAAACTTCGGATAATCCGGATGTTTGGCGTATCGGTTTTCTTACACAAAGTGATCTTTCTTCCGTTGGCTTTCCGAGTTATGTTTCGGTTTATTTACCGCATTCTTACGCGGTTTCCGGTTGGGTTGTTTTCGTTCAGGCCAGCAATATTGTCGTTTTAGAAAATGTAAGCGCAGCACAGGCGATGAAGTTCGCGGTAAGTGGTGGCGTGGCAGGATTTCATTCAGATGATAATGTTTTCAAAGCACCGGAATGA